Part of the Rhodococcus sp. OK302 genome is shown below.
GTTCAAACAGGGTTACGACCGCGATTATCCCGATCAGATCATTGCCGGCATCATCGCGATTGTCGTCTTGGCTCTGGCTCTCGATCTGATCCTGTATCTGGTCGGCAGAGGATTGACTCCGTGGACCAGAACAACGTCCGCCGCACCGGTACCCGCAATCATCGCAGCCGAGGGAGAGCCGGTATGAGTATCTTCACCGGCGCGTGGGATTACATAGTCGATCCCGCGAATTGGAGTGGCGCCACCGGAATCGGTACCCGCATACTGCAGCACCTCTGGTACAGCGTGCTGGCGGTTGCCCTGTCAGCAGTGATCGCAGTACCCGTCGGACTGATCATCGGGCACCTACGCCGCGGCCAGATCGTTGTCGTCAGCCTCGTCAACGCACTTCGATCAATCCCCACGCTGGGACTGCTGACATTCCTGGTCCTGCTGATGGGGCTCGGCGTGATGCCGCCGATCCTCGCGCTGGTCATTCTCGGCATTCCGCCACTACTCGCGGGAATTTATGCCGGGATCGCGAACGTCGACAGCGACGTCGTAGAGGCCGCGCGAGCAGTCGGAATGACTGAACTGCAGGTGCTATTCCGTGTCGAAATTCCGAATGCCCTGCCGCTGATTCTGGGTGGGTTGCGCAATGCCACCCTGCAGGTCATCGCCACCGCGACGGTTGCCGCGTACGTCAATCTCGGGGGCCTCGGCCGGTACATCTTCGACGGGATCGCGCTCTACAAATACGACCGTGTCATGGTCGGGGCAATACTGGTCGCTGTGCTGGCACTCGTCGTCGACGGCCTTCTTGCACTTGTCGTGTGGGCGTCCGTTCCGGGAACCGGGCGACTGCGTCGTACGCCGGATCTCGCGCGGTTGTAACCACCCAACGTAAAAACCCCGATCGGCAGCCGAAGTGTGCGGGCTGTCGATCGGGGTTTCCGTAGTCCCTCTTAGCTGGTCACGCCCTCAGCATGCGCTGCGGCCGCGACGGCTGCCGCTACTGCGGGAGCCACGCGAGGGTCGAGTGGGCTGGGGACGATCTTGTCCACGGCCAACTCGTCGCCGACCACCGACAGGATCGCCTCGGCGGCAGCAAGTTTCATACCTTCGGTGATGCGACGGGCTCCGGCGTCGAGCGCGCCGCGGAAAACGCCGGGGAAGGCAAGGACGTTGTTGATCTGGTTCGGGAAATCACTGCGGCCCGTTGCGACGATGGCCGCGTACTTGGCTGCGGTCTCCGGGTGGATTTCCGGGTCCGGGTTGGACAGTGCAAAGACGATCGAATCGGCAGCCATGGAAGCGATGAACTCTTCCGGGATCTTGCCGGCCGAAACGCCGAGGAAGACATCGGCGCCTTCGAGAGCACCGGCGGCGCCGCCGTGCACCTCACGGGGGTTGGTACGAGCAGCCAACTCGGCCTTGATGTCGTTGAGGTCATTACGCTCGTTCGAGATGATTCCCTTGGAATCAAGCACGATGACATCCTTGATGCCCGCGGCCAGCAGAATGTTCGCGCAGGCAACGCCGGCTGCACCAGCGCCGGAGATAACGATCTTCAGCGCGGTGATGTCGCGGTCCTGGACCTTGACAGCGCCCATGAGCGCGGCCAGCACCACGATCGCGGTGCCGTGCTGATCGTCATGCATGACGGGGCAATCGAGAGCCTCGATGACGCGCTTCTCGATCTCGAAGCAACGCGGTGCCGAGATGTCCTCGAGGTTGACGGCGCCGAAGCTCGGCCGCAGACGGATGAGAGTCTCGACGATCTCGTCGGGGTCCGTGGTGTCGAGGACGAGCGGGATGGAGTTGAGTCCGGCAAAGGTCTTGAACAGTGCGGACTTGCCCTCCATGACGGGCAGCGACGCGCGGGGGCCGATGTCGCCGAGACCGAGGACCGCGGTGCCGTCACTGACAACCACGACGAGTCGGTTGGTCCAGGTGTACTTGTCCACGAGGGACGCGTCGGCGGCGATAGCGCGGCTCACCTGGGCGACGCCCGGCGTGTACGCGATGGACAGTGCGCGCTGCGTATCGAGCGGCGCGGTGGTCTCGACAGAGAGCTTGCCACCGACGTGAGCGGCAAAGATTTCTTCGTCGGTCAGCTCGACCTTGGGTACGTTGATGGCTTCAGTCACAAGGGACACAATGACACTCCTGATTAGTCCAGCCGCATTCGGGTCTGGGTTACTGGGAAGTAACGATTCGACCGTGTAAACGGGACGTTAACAAAGGTCGGAGAACGTTTCTTCCGCAAACGACTACAGAGAAGGCAGAGCATTCGGGGTGCGTGAGAAGTTGGCCGCATTACATCCGAAGCGTCATGGTGTTGGGCGGGTGAGCCCTGGCAGATCCATGCAATCTCGGTTCCTCGAAACAAGTCGAGACAACCGGTACCTCGTGGCCGGGCTGTGGCGCCGCCTACGAAGCCCCTCCAGTTTGCCACTTGTTCCGGAACACAATCAAATCCCGATTTCGATCGATGCGCTTTTCAGCCCCACCACTGCGTCACCAGTAGCGCCCCGGCCGTCACCAGTACGACGACAGACGCTGCGACCGCACTGATCCCGCGCCGACGGTCACAGATGATTTGCGCAGCCACTGCCACTACTGACGCAACAATGTGTGCGGTGATCGACGCCGATCCCGGCCCGGGGAATCCTCGACTACTTCCCAGATAGGCCGACGCGGCCACGACGATGGTGAGGACCACGATCCCCGCCGCCACAGTGCCACTGAGTGCGCGGAGACCACGGATCAGAGCCCACTGCTTGTCGGAATCGTCGTAACTGTCGTAGTCGTCGTAGTCGTACGTGTCGTAGTCGTACTTATCATCACCGTACGGTTCGTACCCACCCTCGCCGTGCGAGCTATACCCGTCGCTACTTTTGTCATCGTCACGCTCCCACGATGAATCCGCGGACCGACTCCGCAATGAGTTGAACAGCAATGGCAGCGAGCAACAAACCGGCGATACGAGCCAGCAACGAGATTCCACCGACACCGAGAACACGAATCAGTACCGTCGAGAATCGTAGAACGATGAACAGTACGAAGTGAATGGAGAGGATCGCCAAGGCGATTGCAAGATACGACGCCGCCTCCCCGTTGGCCTGAGCGACGAAGACGATGACAGCGGCAATTGCGCCGGGGCCCGCCATCATGGGAGTTCCCAACGGCACCAAGGCCACATTGACGTCGTCGGCACCCTCCGGGCGATTCGACGACTTGCCCGTCAGTAGTTCGAGAGCGATCAGCAGAAGCAGCAATCCACCGGCGCCCTGCAGTGCCGGGATGCCGATGTGCAGATAGCTGAGGATCGCTTGCCCACCGACTGCGAAGACGGAAATGACGGCGAGTGAAACTGCTGGGGCTTGCCAGGCCGCGCGGTTGCGGTCTTCCCGGCTCTTGCGCCCAACCAGGGACAGAAACACCGGAATGACACCGGGCGGGTCCATGATGACAAACAATGTGATGAATACGGTGAGGTACAGCGTGGTATCGAGCATCAGCGCGTAAGCACCTCGACGCCAGTTGCCACCGAAATCAGTTTCTCGAACTCTGCCTCGTCGGTGAGTTCGTCGCCGAGGCCGATCGTCTTGTTTTCACCGTGATAGTCGGACGATCCGGTGACTGCGAGCCCGAGGTCGTCAGCTAGACGGCGGAGTACGGCGCGGTCCTCGCTGCGATGGTCCGGGTGGTCTACTTCGAGGCCACCGAGGCCCAACCCGGCAAGGTCGCGAATGTGATCGACTGCGAGGACACCGCCGCGTGAGCGTGCACGTCCGTGAGCGAGCACGGTCACGCCACCGGCTGCGGCCACCAATTCGACGGCATATTCGATCGGTGTGTCGTATTTGGGGACGTCGTAGCGCCCACGAGTGGACAGCAGATCGGTGAATGCTTCCCCGATACTGGAGACCACTCCGGCTTTCAACAGCGCCGCAGCGATATGGGGACGACCGACGGAAGGCCCGGCGTCCGCCAAAATTTGGTCGGGATCGATGGGCAAGCCGTCGCGAGCCATGAGGGAGGCCATTACCCGAATTCGCTCGACGCGCTCACCACGCAACCGTTCGCGTTCTTTCGCGAACTCGGGGTGCGTTGGGTCGAACAGGTACGACAACAGATGGACCGCTACCGGCCAGCCGCTTTCGCCGCGTCCTTCACAAGACATTTCCATGCCGCGAACCAGACTGAGCCCGGCCGGCAGTGCGTCTGCCGCTTCCGTCCAGCCGGCGGTGGTGTCGTGGTCGGTGAGGGCGACGACGTCGAGTCCGGCGTCGCGGGCGGCGTGCACGAGAGCGGCGGGGGTGTCCGTGCCGTCGGATGCATTGGAATGGGTGTGAAGGTCTATTCGCACCGCTACAGTCTGTCAGCAATCCGCGTGATCATCACGGTCCGGTGGCACCGGCGGATGCTGACGTACGATTGCGCCGCAGCAGCAGTGCAATTCGCCTGTCGCGAAGGGAGCCCCGCATGCCGTCACTACCTAGTTGGCCGAACGGCAAATCGCGGCAGACCCCTACCCCGAGGATCCCGATTCCCGCCGCGCGCGC
Proteins encoded:
- a CDS encoding PHP domain-containing protein → MRIDLHTHSNASDGTDTPAALVHAARDAGLDVVALTDHDTTAGWTEAADALPAGLSLVRGMEMSCEGRGESGWPVAVHLLSYLFDPTHPEFAKERERLRGERVERIRVMASLMARDGLPIDPDQILADAGPSVGRPHIAAALLKAGVVSSIGEAFTDLLSTRGRYDVPKYDTPIEYAVELVAAAGGVTVLAHGRARSRGGVLAVDHIRDLAGLGLGGLEVDHPDHRSEDRAVLRRLADDLGLAVTGSSDYHGENKTIGLGDELTDEAEFEKLISVATGVEVLTR
- a CDS encoding MarC family protein translates to MLDTTLYLTVFITLFVIMDPPGVIPVFLSLVGRKSREDRNRAAWQAPAVSLAVISVFAVGGQAILSYLHIGIPALQGAGGLLLLLIALELLTGKSSNRPEGADDVNVALVPLGTPMMAGPGAIAAVIVFVAQANGEAASYLAIALAILSIHFVLFIVLRFSTVLIRVLGVGGISLLARIAGLLLAAIAVQLIAESVRGFIVGA
- a CDS encoding NAD(P)-dependent malic enzyme, with the translated sequence MSLVTEAINVPKVELTDEEIFAAHVGGKLSVETTAPLDTQRALSIAYTPGVAQVSRAIAADASLVDKYTWTNRLVVVVSDGTAVLGLGDIGPRASLPVMEGKSALFKTFAGLNSIPLVLDTTDPDEIVETLIRLRPSFGAVNLEDISAPRCFEIEKRVIEALDCPVMHDDQHGTAIVVLAALMGAVKVQDRDITALKIVISGAGAAGVACANILLAAGIKDVIVLDSKGIISNERNDLNDIKAELAARTNPREVHGGAAGALEGADVFLGVSAGKIPEEFIASMAADSIVFALSNPDPEIHPETAAKYAAIVATGRSDFPNQINNVLAFPGVFRGALDAGARRITEGMKLAAAEAILSVVGDELAVDKIVPSPLDPRVAPAVAAAVAAAAHAEGVTS
- a CDS encoding ABC transporter permease yields the protein MSIFTGAWDYIVDPANWSGATGIGTRILQHLWYSVLAVALSAVIAVPVGLIIGHLRRGQIVVVSLVNALRSIPTLGLLTFLVLLMGLGVMPPILALVILGIPPLLAGIYAGIANVDSDVVEAARAVGMTELQVLFRVEIPNALPLILGGLRNATLQVIATATVAAYVNLGGLGRYIFDGIALYKYDRVMVGAILVAVLALVVDGLLALVVWASVPGTGRLRRTPDLARL